The Glandiceps talaboti chromosome 1, keGlaTala1.1, whole genome shotgun sequence genome has a segment encoding these proteins:
- the LOC144446424 gene encoding coatomer subunit gamma-2-like: MHMLKKDKKDEEDSSSNPYSTLEKSAVLQEARTFNETPINPRRCCHTLTKILYVINSGEHIGTTEATETFFAMTKLFQSSDPTLRRMVYLTIKEMANIAEDVIIVTSSLTKDMTGREDMFRAAAIRALCKITDNTMLQSIERYMKQAIVDKVHAVSSAALVSSLHLMKTSHDVVKRWVNEATEAVSSDNVMVQYHALGLLYHIRKNDRLAVSKLVAKYSRQALKSPYAVCMLIRIACKLLVEEDAGHDSPLFDFIESCLRHKSEMVIYEAAHAIVNMKNTTARELAPAVSVLQLFLSSPKPTLRFAATKTLNKVAMSHPAAVTACNLDLENLITDVNRSIATLAITTLLKTGSESSVDRLMKQISSFMSEISDEFKVVVVQAIKSLCMKYPRKHPVMMSFLSSMLRDEGGFDYKKAIVDTIISIVEDNGEAKEAGLAHLCEFIEDCEHTSLAVRILHLLGREGPRTQHPSKYIRFIYNRVILENASVRAAAVSSLAKFGANCEDLLPSVLVLLERCLLDGDDEVRDRATLYLNVLQERQKALNSAYILNALNVSVVGLERALHHYTMEPGETAFDMKSVPLETQPLNEQKQMGGDIGMTKAPEKVAASRQDIFAEQLSAISEFEALGPLFKSSMTPLELTESETEYMVQCVKHTFAEHIVFQFDCTNTLNDQQLENVTVHMEPSDGFEVLCYVPAPVLKYNSPGTSYTCVKLPDDPSCVTATFSNTMKFVVKDCDPNTGEPDDEGYEDEYVLEDVDVLVADHIQRVMKPNFGASWEEVGEENQLEETYALSAKGLEEAVKNIITFLGMQPCERSDRVVEGRSSHTLYLAGVYRGGHDALVRARLAMMEGSVTMQITVRSSDPSASEVIASAVG; encoded by the exons CCTACTCTACGTCGTATGGTGTATTTGACCATCAAGGAAATGGCCAACATTGCTGAAGATGTGATCATTGTTACCAGCAGTCTTACAAAGGATATGACTGGAAGAGAAGACATGTTCCGTGCTGCTGCCATCAGAGCCCTGTGTAAGATAACTGAT aatacaatgttgcaaagtATAGAGCGTTACATGAAACAAGCCATTGTTGACAAGGtacatgctgtgtcaagtgcTGCTCTGGTGTCATCCTTG CATTTGATGAAGACAAGCCATGATGTTGTGAAACGTTGGGTAAATGAGGCAACAGAAGCTGTATCCAGTGATAATGTGATGGTACAGTATCATGCATTGGGTCTACTCTACCATATCAGGAAAAATGACCGTCTAGCCGTATCCAAGTTGGTGGCTAAATATAGTAGACAGGCTTTGAAATCACCATATGCTGTCTGTATGTTG ATTCGTATTGCATGCAAGTTGCTGGTAGAAGAGGATGCTGG ACACGACAGTCCGTtgtttgatttcattgaaaGTTGCCTACGTCACAAGAGTGAG ATGGTTATCTATGAAGCAGCCCATGCAATTGTAAACATGAAGAACACCACAGCAAGAGAATTAGCACCTGCTGTATCTGTTTTACAACTCTTCTTGAGTTCACCCAAACCAACATTGAGATTTGCTGCCACCAAGACACTCAACAAG GTTGCTATGAGCCATCCTGCAGCAGTGACAGCATGTAACTTGGATCTTGAGAATCTGATTACTGACGTCAATAGAAGTATTGCTACTTTAGCCATCACTACATTACTCAAG ACTGGTAGTGAAAGCAGTGTAGATCGTTTAATGAAGCAGATTTCAAGTTTCATGTCCGAGATCTCTGATGAATTCAAGGTGGTAGTAGTACAGGCTATCAAGTCTCTGTGCATGAAATATCCACGTAAACATCCAGTCATGATGAGCTTTCTGTCATCAATGCTGCGTGATGAG GGTGGCTTTGACTACAAGAAGGCAATAGTTGATAcaattatttccattgtggAAGATAATGGAGAGGCTAAGGAGGCTGGTTTGGCTCACTTGTGTGAGTTTATTGAGGATTGTGAGCACACTTCGTTAGCAGTACGTATCCTTCATCTACTGGGACGTGAGGGACCACGTACACAACACCCATCAAAGTATATCAGGTTTATATACAACAGAGTCATCTTAGAGAATGCATCGGTCAGAGCTG CTGCTGTAAGTTCACTGGCTAAGTTTGGTGCAAACTGTGAAGACCTATTGCCAAGTGTCCTTGTACTCCTGGAAAG GTGTCTGTTAGATGGCGATGATGAAGTACGTGATAGAGCAACTTTGTACCTGAATGTTCTTCAAGAACGCCAGAAAGCTCTCAATTCAGCATACATATTGAATG CTCTGAATGTGTCTGTAGTTGGTCTAGAGAGAGCCCTTCATCACTACACCATGGAACCTGGTGAGACAGCCTTTGATATGAAGAGTGTGCCATTAGAAACACAGCCACTTAATGAACAAAAACAGATGGGAG GAGACATTGGTATGACAAAGGCTCCAGAGAAGGTGGCAGCTTCAAGACAAGACATATTTGCAG AACAATTATCAGCGATTTCAGAGTTTGAAGCATTGGGTCCTCTATTCAAATCTTCTATGACACCACTAGAATTGACTGAATCAGAAACGGAGTATATGGTACAATGTGTCAAACATACATTTGCTGAACATATTGTATTCCAG TTTGattgtacaaatacactgaATGATCAACAATTAGAAAATGTTACAGTCCATATGGAACCGTCTGATGGTTTTGAAGTTTTATGCTACGTTCCAGCACCTGTTTTGAAATACAATTCTCCGGGAACATCTTACACTTGTGTCAAACTTCCAGATGATCCCAGTTGTG TAACAGCAACATTCAGTAACACAATGAAATTTGTTGTAAAAGACTGTGATCCTAATACAGGAGAGCCTGATGATGAAGGTTATGAAGATGAATATGTT TTGGAAGATGTTGATGTATTAGTTGCTGACCACATACAGCGAGTAATGAAACCCAACTTTGGGGCATCTTGGGAAGAAGTTGGAGAAGAAAATCAATTAGAAGAAACATATGCATTATCTGCTAAAGGTTTAGAAG AAGctgtaaaaaatattattactttTCTTGGTATGCAGCCATGTGAAAGGTCAGACAGGGTCGTGGAAGGTCGAAGTTCACATACACTGTATTTAGCTGGAGTATATCGCGGTGGTCATGATGCATTAGTACGTGCAAGGCTAGCCATGATGGAAGGCAGCGTTACCATGCAAATCACTGTACGTAGCTCTGACCCTAGTGCCAGTGAAGTCATTGCATCTGCTGTCGGTTaa
- the LOC144432957 gene encoding ankyrin repeat and SOCS box protein 11-like has translation MGIKHSISWFEWKPSQGSKASSHYFDKISPKYNHNWTEMHYAASQGNISRLKDILHSQGYNDINKKDYYGKTPLYWAAYKGHEECIELLLQNGAEVNSQCKHGTTALHAVAGLYPDCTLLLIKKGANIDTEDNWGVTPMYIAACNGQLDCIRILVLAGANFTYRNRKTGLLPKQLAKHTDFLKWLKEQSQNPRSLKELCRKSIRRMLGHKYLGAVDGLDIPKALHSYLQLEEINYSSK, from the exons ATGGGTATAAAACATTCTATATCATGGTTTGAATGGAAACCTTCCCAAGGAAGTAAAGCCTCGAGTCATTACTTTGATAAgatttcaccaaaatataacCATAACTGGACTGAAATGCATTATGCAGCAAGTCAGGGAAATATTAGCAGATTGAAAGATATCCTACATTCACAGG GATACAATGACATCAACAAGAAAGATTACTACGGTAAAACACCGCTGTATTGGGCTGCATACAAAGGCCATGAAGAATGCATAGAGTTATTACTACAAAATGGTGCTGAAGTTAATAGTCAATGTAAACATGGTACTACAGCACTGCATGCTGTTGCTGGCTTGTATCCAGACTGCACTTTACTACTTATTAAG AAAGGAGCTAACATAGACACAGAAGATAACTGGGGTGTCACACCTATGTACATTGCAGCATGTAATGGACAATTAGACTGTATTAGAAtacttgtattagctggtgcCAACTTTACTTACAGAAACAGA AAAACTGGTCTTCTTCCTAAACAGTTGGCCAAACATACTGACTTTTTGAAATGGTTAAAGGAACAATCGCAAAACCCAAGATCACTGAAGGAGCTGTGTCGGAAATCGATTCGTAGAATGCTTGGACACAAATACTTAGGTGCTGTGGATGGCCTTGACATTCCAAAGGCTTTACACTCTTATCTACAGCTAGAAGAAATAAACTACAGTAGCAAATAG
- the LOC144439755 gene encoding uncharacterized protein LOC144439755: MVSSHQKWQVITFTLTWLAYASTYLLRKNLGVIKADLELELSLSKPQLGWLDTAFLLPYATLQVLVGPIGDYYGARKTLSCCLLLAAVSMVTCGQWSAFQVFAMLYFMNGCAQSQAWPNCVKGLGFWFREEQRSTLFGIWGTCVFAGGIFGTVLAVYLQSSYGWRYVFSTPSYIVAVIGILIYFFLRTPEEVAAQISMSNNGNDAVNSNAVKHPSETSIGMLQLLKIPMLPELAIATFCVKMVRYCMYMWLPMYLHQHLGYEKSEAGMLSLSYEIGGVAGSALLGFIIDRWLPGKTTLGCVICTILSTVALLLFLLTSNYGMLFNILSMVLFGVFNCGPDPILTGTLPLELGQMNGRNIQAALSGFVNGCGSIGTVLQGPLIGFIIQYYNWESILYVMVVICVVGSLALIKASWVKRTVKPQSPVSV, encoded by the exons ATGGTATCATCTCATCAAAAATGGCAGGTTATAACTTTTACTCTAACCTGGTTAGCATACGCATCAACTTATTTACTGAGGAAAAACTTGGGTGTG ATCAAAGCTGATTTAGAGTTAGAGTTATCGTTAAGTAAACCTCAGCTTGGTTGGTTAGACACAGCGTTTCTACTGCCATATGCAACATTACAG GTGTTGGTAGGCCCTATTGGAGATTACTATGGTGCACGGAAGACTTTATCATGTTGTTTGTTACTGGCAGCAGTGTCGATG GTAACATGTGGTCAATGGTCAGCATTTCAAGTGTTTGCCATGTTATATTTCATGAACGGATGTGCACAG TCACAAGCATGGCCGAATTGTGTCAAGGGTTTAGGTTTTTGGTTTAGAGAAGAACAAAGAAGTACACTATTTGGTATTTGGGGAACATGTGTATTTGCAGGTGGAATTTTTGGCACTGTGCTAGCG GTATATTTACAATCTAGTTATGGTTGGAGATATGTGTTTTCAACACCTTCATATATTGTG GCTGTtattggaattttaatttatttctttttacgTACACCAGAGGAGGTAGCAGCACAAATTAGTATGAGTAACAATGGTAATG ACGCAGTAAACTCTAATGCAGTTAAACACCCCTCTGAAACGTCAATTGGCATGTTACAATTATTGAAAATACC AATGTTACCAGAACTTGCCATAGCAACATTTTGTGTCAAAATGGTGCgttactgtatgtatatgtggcTACCAATGTATCTCCATCAACAT CTTGGTTATGAGAAATCCGAGGCTGGTATGTTATCACTGTCCTATGAGATTGGTGGAGTGGCTGGTAGTGCATTACTAGGGTTTATTATAGATAG GTGGCTGCCAGGTAAAACCACCCTAGGCTGTGTCATTTGTACAATTCTAAGCACAGTAGCATTGCTATTGTTCCTGTTGACCAGTAACTATGGTATGTTATTTAATATACTATCAATGGTATTATTTGGTGTTTTCAACTGTGGTCCTGATCCTATACTAACCGGTACACTACCATTGGAATTGGGTCAAATGAATGGTAGAAACATACAGGCTGCACTTTCTGGATTTGTCAACG GTTGTGGTAGTATTGGTACTGTTCTACAAGGACCACTGATTGGATTTATCATACAGTATTACAACTGGGAATCCATACTATATGTTATGGTTGTGATCTGTGTGGTGGGATCACTGGCCTTAATCAAAGCATCCTGGGTGAAAAGGACAGTAAAACCACAGTCACCAGTATCAGTGTAG